Proteins encoded by one window of bacterium:
- a CDS encoding DEAD/DEAH box helicase — translation MTLEQIVDALRTRARFAPQFTTWQMMPEIPAKYEAFPSALDPRLRLALEGRGIRQLYTHQAEAFRAVAHGDDIVVVTPTASGKTLCYNLPVIDAILKHSDARALYLFPTKALSSDQVDELHGLVHALGVDLRTSTYDGDTPAEARRTIRAAGHIVVSNPDMLHAGILPHHTKWLRLFEHLRYVVLDELHTYRGVFGSHLANVLRRLERICRFYGSTPQFICCSATIGNPREHAERLIGRPVTVIDRTGAPRGPRMVGLYNPPVVNQALGIRRDAVREAVALAGELLAGRVQTIFFARTRLSAELLTTYLQTDARRRGQPSDAICGYRAGYLPSERRRIESGLRSGAIRAVAATNALELGIDIGQLSAAVLVGYPGTIASTWQQIGRAGRRGDLSLAILVGTSAPLDQFIVTHPEYLLHHPMEEARTNPDNLLVLASHVKCAAFELPLRDGETFGPNTLPEILAYLEEEGVLHHEDDAWHYVAEAYPAEEISLRSASTENVVIIDTTDPRPRVIGEVDLASAPAFVHDDAIYLHLGQQHHVDRLDWEERKAYVRRVNVDYYTDAQIAVDVRVLEEFARAGEAAHGEVAVTFRPTIFKKLTLATHENVGYGPIHLPETTLHTTAAWWRFPQARTPAIRPDELQGALLGVAHALENVAPLYLMSDPRDLGAVAEIKSPHTGEPTITLYERVPGGVGQAERLYALGADLFTAAQSLVLTCGCAEGCPSCVGPVLEVGPQGKQHTLDLLRGACVPA, via the coding sequence ATGACGCTCGAACAGATCGTGGACGCGCTCCGCACGCGCGCCCGCTTCGCGCCGCAGTTCACCACCTGGCAGATGATGCCCGAGATCCCCGCCAAGTACGAGGCCTTTCCCTCGGCCCTCGATCCGCGTCTTCGGCTCGCGCTCGAGGGGCGAGGGATCCGGCAGCTCTACACGCACCAGGCGGAGGCGTTTCGGGCGGTTGCGCACGGAGATGACATCGTCGTCGTCACCCCGACCGCCTCGGGAAAGACCCTGTGCTACAACCTCCCGGTGATCGATGCGATTCTCAAACACAGCGATGCCCGCGCGCTGTATCTCTTTCCGACCAAGGCCCTCTCCAGCGATCAGGTGGACGAGCTGCACGGCCTCGTTCACGCCCTCGGCGTCGACCTGCGAACGTCGACCTACGACGGCGATACGCCGGCCGAGGCACGGCGCACCATCCGCGCGGCGGGCCACATCGTGGTCTCCAATCCGGACATGCTGCACGCCGGGATCCTCCCGCATCACACCAAATGGCTCCGCCTGTTCGAACATCTTCGCTACGTGGTCCTCGACGAGCTCCATACCTATCGCGGGGTGTTTGGCTCGCATCTCGCCAACGTCCTTCGGCGGCTTGAGAGGATCTGTCGATTTTACGGGAGCACGCCCCAATTCATCTGCTGCTCGGCCACGATCGGCAACCCCCGAGAGCACGCGGAGCGCCTCATCGGTCGCCCGGTCACGGTGATCGATCGGACCGGGGCGCCGCGGGGACCCCGCATGGTAGGGCTGTACAATCCACCGGTCGTGAACCAGGCACTCGGCATCCGCCGCGATGCCGTCCGGGAGGCGGTGGCGCTGGCCGGCGAGTTGCTCGCCGGGCGGGTGCAAACGATCTTCTTCGCCCGCACACGCCTCAGCGCCGAGCTCCTCACGACGTATCTCCAGACCGACGCCCGGCGAAGAGGGCAGCCCTCCGATGCGATCTGCGGGTATCGCGCCGGGTATCTCCCCAGCGAACGGCGGCGGATCGAGTCGGGGCTGCGGAGCGGAGCGATCCGGGCCGTGGCCGCCACGAACGCGCTGGAGCTTGGGATCGACATCGGGCAACTCTCCGCCGCCGTCCTGGTCGGGTATCCCGGGACGATCGCCAGCACGTGGCAGCAGATCGGACGGGCCGGCCGGCGGGGGGATCTGTCGCTCGCTATTCTCGTGGGAACCAGCGCGCCGCTGGATCAGTTCATCGTGACCCACCCGGAATATCTCTTGCATCATCCCATGGAGGAGGCCCGCACGAATCCCGACAACCTGCTCGTGCTCGCCAGCCACGTGAAGTGCGCGGCGTTCGAGCTCCCCCTCCGCGATGGCGAGACGTTTGGGCCCAACACGCTGCCGGAGATCCTGGCGTATCTCGAGGAGGAAGGGGTGCTTCACCACGAGGACGATGCGTGGCATTACGTCGCCGAGGCCTACCCCGCGGAGGAGATCAGCCTGCGGAGCGCCAGCACGGAGAACGTCGTCATCATCGATACGACCGATCCCCGGCCCCGGGTGATCGGTGAGGTGGACCTGGCGTCCGCCCCCGCGTTCGTCCACGACGATGCGATCTACCTGCACCTCGGCCAGCAACATCACGTTGACCGCCTCGACTGGGAAGAGCGCAAAGCCTACGTGCGGCGGGTCAACGTCGACTACTACACCGATGCGCAGATCGCGGTCGACGTGCGCGTGCTGGAGGAGTTCGCGAGGGCGGGCGAAGCGGCTCACGGCGAGGTCGCGGTAACGTTTCGGCCGACGATCTTCAAGAAGCTCACCTTGGCCACGCACGAAAACGTCGGCTATGGACCGATCCACCTCCCCGAGACGACCCTCCACACGACGGCGGCCTGGTGGCGGTTCCCCCAGGCACGGACGCCCGCGATCCGACCTGACGAACTCCAGGGGGCGCTGTTGGGCGTCGCCCACGCGCTCGAGAACGTCGCGCCGCTGTACCTCATGTCCGATCCGCGAGATCTGGGCGCGGTCGCCGAGATCAAATCTCCCCACACCGGCGAACCGACGATCACGCTGTACGAGCGAGTCCCCGGTGGCGTCGGACAGGCGGAGCGCCTATACGCGCTTGGCGCCGACCTCTTTACCGCCGCCCAGTCGCTCGTACTGACCTGCGGGTGCGCGGAAGGATGCCCCTCTTGTGTAGGACCCGTCCTCGAGGTCGGGCCGCAGGGCAAGCAGCACACCCTCGACCTTCTGCGGGGCGCCTGTGTCCCAGCCTGA
- a CDS encoding ribonuclease H-like domain-containing protein, translating to MSQPDSAAGALRERLRRLAGGASRRREPLPAAQRPSTPSVGDGVEVIRARFALTHRHGRTALGECARLLAERGEQVHLSDTLWLDTETTGLAGGTGTHVFLVGLGSFNGTTFTIEQFLLRRLSAEGRFLLLIQESLARARHVVTFNGQRFDLPLLEARFILTRLRPISIDLHTDLIHPARRLWHRVLGTHRLSMLEAEILGAPRPDDIPGWMIPQTYVQYLRSADRMALEPILSHNRSDLLALLGLHAHVARVLRDPDEAGGPIDWEGAGVLLARRGNPRQAAMCFERALAGPVEERDRWRVMRRCVRQYRVLGEVGRPRALWEDAARTCSDAGHYRPLILVEVAKARERAGDPAGARAAAEEALRIATHHSSLFVDRLRRRVERLDRRSAAPS from the coding sequence GTGTCCCAGCCTGACTCCGCCGCGGGCGCGCTTCGCGAGCGGCTCAGGCGCCTGGCGGGGGGAGCCTCTCGCCGCCGCGAGCCGCTTCCGGCCGCGCAGCGTCCCTCGACCCCGTCCGTGGGGGATGGGGTCGAGGTGATCCGGGCGCGCTTCGCCCTCACACATCGCCACGGCCGCACCGCGCTTGGGGAGTGCGCCCGCCTCCTGGCGGAGCGTGGGGAACAGGTCCATCTGTCCGATACCCTGTGGCTGGATACGGAGACCACGGGTCTCGCCGGTGGGACCGGCACGCATGTGTTTCTCGTCGGGCTCGGGTCGTTCAACGGCACGACATTCACGATCGAGCAGTTTCTCCTCCGGCGGTTGAGCGCGGAGGGACGGTTCCTCTTGCTGATTCAAGAGAGCCTGGCCCGGGCCCGCCACGTCGTGACCTTCAACGGTCAGCGGTTCGATCTCCCGCTGCTCGAGGCTCGGTTCATCCTCACACGGCTCCGGCCCATCTCGATCGACCTCCACACCGACCTCATCCATCCAGCGCGACGGTTGTGGCATCGAGTCCTGGGAACCCACCGCCTGAGCATGCTCGAGGCGGAGATCCTAGGCGCCCCCCGTCCGGACGACATCCCAGGATGGATGATCCCTCAGACGTACGTCCAGTACCTGCGCTCGGCCGACCGCATGGCGCTCGAGCCGATCCTCTCACACAACCGGTCGGATCTGCTCGCGCTCCTCGGCCTGCACGCCCACGTGGCGCGCGTCTTGCGCGATCCCGACGAGGCAGGAGGGCCGATCGACTGGGAGGGCGCCGGAGTGCTCCTGGCCCGCAGAGGCAACCCCCGGCAGGCGGCGATGTGCTTCGAGCGGGCCCTCGCCGGTCCCGTGGAGGAGCGAGATCGATGGCGGGTGATGCGCCGGTGTGTCCGTCAGTACCGCGTCCTCGGCGAGGTCGGGCGACCGCGTGCCTTGTGGGAAGACGCGGCCCGGACCTGTTCCGACGCCGGTCACTATCGCCCACTCATCCTCGTGGAGGTCGCGAAGGCTCGAGAGCGGGCGGGGGATCCGGCAGGCGCGCGCGCGGCGGCCGAGGAGGCGCTCCGCATCGCGACCCACCACTCCTCGCTGTTTGTAGACCGCCTCAGGCGCCGGGTCGAGCGGCTCGATCGACGATCCGCCGCGCCTTCTTGA